A window from Mycobacterium saskatchewanense encodes these proteins:
- a CDS encoding AMP-dependent synthetase/ligase, whose product MNAALTATERPDLSKIDNRAPSVARLFLDRVAATPHAEAFRYPQDHTWESVTWQQVGERVRNLAAGLIALGIAPEDRVALASATRYEWVLVDFAIMCAGAATTTVYPTTHATDVAYIVANSGSRVVVAENQAQLDKLLEHRGELPEVRKVVLIDGNGDGEWTITLADLEQMGKQLLADSPGAVDERVAAIGPDQLASLIYTSGTTGRPKGVRLSHRSWTYTAAAIDSLGILGPDDLNFLWLPLAHAFGKVMLALPLQIGFPTAIDGRVERIIDNLATLHPTIMGAAPRIFEKAHARVQEMAAEQGRLTKMMLDWAVGVGRKVSDARQAGRKPSLASMVAYKVADRLVLSTIRERFGGRLRFFVSAAAALDRDVAQWFDAVGIAVLEGYGLTETAAASFINRPNAYRFGTVGHPFPATEARIADDGEILLRGPGVMSAYHDLPDATAEALDEQGWFHTGDIGEIDDDGYLRITDRKKDMFKTSQGKYVAPSAIDAKFKGLCPYVSEVVVYGEGKPYCVALISLDTEAITDWAGKSGLAGKSFAEIAADERTEELIAGYVDALNLELNRWEQIKKFVIADREFTIESGDLTPSMKLRRKVVIEKFADRLSALYAQ is encoded by the coding sequence ATGAATGCAGCACTGACCGCAACGGAGCGACCCGACCTCAGCAAGATCGACAACCGCGCACCGTCGGTCGCCCGCCTGTTCCTCGACCGGGTGGCCGCCACCCCGCACGCCGAAGCCTTCCGCTACCCGCAGGACCACACCTGGGAGAGCGTGACCTGGCAGCAGGTCGGCGAGCGCGTCCGCAACCTCGCCGCAGGGCTGATCGCGCTGGGCATCGCCCCGGAGGACCGGGTCGCGCTCGCGTCCGCGACGCGCTACGAATGGGTGCTGGTCGACTTCGCCATCATGTGCGCGGGCGCAGCCACCACCACCGTGTACCCGACGACCCACGCCACCGACGTCGCCTACATCGTCGCCAATTCGGGCAGCCGGGTGGTGGTCGCCGAGAATCAGGCGCAGCTCGACAAGCTGCTCGAGCACCGCGGCGAGCTGCCCGAGGTGCGCAAGGTCGTGCTGATCGACGGCAACGGGGACGGCGAGTGGACGATCACCCTGGCTGACCTCGAGCAGATGGGCAAGCAACTGCTCGCCGACTCCCCCGGCGCCGTCGACGAGCGGGTCGCCGCCATCGGACCCGACCAGCTCGCCAGCCTCATCTACACGTCCGGCACCACCGGGCGACCCAAGGGGGTCCGGCTGAGCCACCGCTCGTGGACGTATACCGCAGCGGCCATCGACTCGCTGGGCATCCTCGGCCCCGACGACCTGAACTTCCTGTGGCTGCCCCTGGCACACGCGTTCGGCAAGGTGATGCTGGCGCTGCCGCTGCAGATCGGCTTTCCCACGGCCATCGACGGTCGCGTCGAGCGGATCATCGACAACCTCGCGACCCTGCACCCCACGATCATGGGGGCCGCGCCGCGCATCTTCGAGAAGGCGCATGCCCGGGTCCAGGAGATGGCCGCCGAACAGGGCCGGCTCACCAAGATGATGCTCGATTGGGCGGTCGGCGTCGGCCGGAAGGTGTCGGACGCGCGCCAAGCCGGCCGGAAGCCGTCGCTGGCCTCGATGGTGGCCTACAAGGTGGCCGACCGGCTGGTGTTGTCGACCATCCGGGAACGGTTCGGCGGCCGGCTGCGGTTCTTCGTCTCCGCGGCCGCCGCGCTCGACCGCGACGTGGCGCAGTGGTTCGACGCGGTGGGCATTGCGGTGCTCGAGGGTTACGGGCTGACCGAGACCGCCGCCGCGTCGTTCATCAACCGCCCCAACGCCTATCGATTCGGGACGGTCGGCCACCCCTTCCCGGCCACCGAGGCCAGAATCGCCGACGACGGCGAAATCCTGCTCAGGGGACCGGGTGTGATGAGCGCGTACCACGACCTGCCCGACGCCACCGCCGAGGCGCTCGACGAACAGGGGTGGTTCCACACCGGCGACATCGGAGAGATCGATGACGACGGGTACCTGCGGATCACCGACCGCAAGAAGGACATGTTCAAGACCTCGCAGGGCAAGTACGTGGCACCGTCGGCGATCGACGCAAAGTTCAAGGGCTTGTGCCCGTACGTCAGCGAGGTGGTGGTCTACGGCGAGGGCAAGCCGTACTGCGTGGCGCTGATCAGCCTCGACACCGAGGCGATCACCGACTGGGCCGGCAAGTCCGGCCTGGCGGGCAAGTCCTTCGCGGAGATCGCCGCCGATGAGAGAACCGAGGAGCTGATCGCCGGCTACGTCGACGCGTTGAACCTCGAGCTCAATCGCTGGGAGCAGATCAAAAAGTTCGTCATCGCCGACCGCGAGTTCACCATCGAGTCTGGCGATCTAACCCCGAGCATGAAGCTTCGGCGCAAGGTCGTCATCGAGAAGTTCGCCGATCGCCTGTCGGCCCTCTACGCGCAGTGA
- a CDS encoding GNAT family N-acetyltransferase, with the protein MSPASVEDLAALSVFAGIAGPDLIALAAGLQPLHAVAGDVLMRQGEDAESFAIIASGRVEVTHTGSDGNVVVIELSPGTVIGEIALLRRAPRTATVVAKDDIHGYLGDNAAFECMLAMPAVAERLVRTARQRMAAYVIPIPVATKDGAELLLRPVLPGDAERFTDAGSFSRETLYRRYQGGAPSEARLIYLFEVDYVDHFVWVVVDGSHGADGPVVADARFIRDQDDPASAEVALTVADAYQGRGIGTLLLGALAIAARVDGVKRFHARVLADNPPARALGDKVKARWEHEEPGVVTTIGEIPEFDELQLGPGLRRRIEQVAHQVIHAFD; encoded by the coding sequence GTGAGTCCCGCCAGCGTCGAGGACCTGGCGGCACTGTCGGTGTTCGCCGGCATCGCCGGGCCGGACCTCATCGCACTGGCGGCCGGCCTTCAGCCGCTGCATGCGGTCGCCGGTGACGTGCTGATGCGACAGGGTGAAGACGCCGAATCGTTCGCGATCATCGCGTCGGGCCGGGTCGAGGTCACGCATACCGGCTCGGACGGCAATGTGGTGGTGATCGAGCTGTCGCCCGGGACGGTCATCGGCGAGATTGCCCTGCTGCGACGCGCGCCGAGGACGGCCACGGTGGTCGCCAAGGACGACATCCACGGCTACCTCGGCGACAACGCCGCCTTCGAGTGCATGCTGGCCATGCCGGCCGTCGCCGAACGGCTGGTCCGCACGGCGCGACAACGGATGGCCGCGTACGTCATCCCGATCCCGGTCGCGACGAAGGACGGTGCCGAGCTCCTGCTGCGTCCGGTCCTGCCCGGTGACGCCGAGCGATTCACCGACGCGGGGTCGTTTTCGCGCGAGACGCTGTACCGGCGCTACCAGGGAGGCGCCCCATCCGAGGCGCGGCTGATCTACCTGTTCGAGGTCGACTACGTCGACCACTTCGTGTGGGTGGTGGTCGACGGCTCGCACGGCGCCGACGGGCCGGTGGTCGCCGACGCGCGCTTCATCCGGGACCAGGACGACCCGGCCTCGGCGGAGGTGGCGCTCACGGTGGCCGACGCCTATCAGGGCCGGGGAATCGGGACGCTGCTGCTCGGGGCGCTGGCGATCGCGGCGCGAGTGGACGGCGTCAAGCGGTTCCACGCCCGGGTGCTCGCCGACAATCCGCCCGCCCGTGCGCTGGGTGACAAGGTGAAAGCCCGTTGGGAACACGAGGAACCCGGCGTGGTCACCACCATCGGAGAGATCCCGGAGTTCGACGAGCTTCAGCTCGGCCCGGGGCTGCGCCGCCGGATCGAGCAGGTGGCCCACCAGGTGATCCACGCGTTCGACTGA
- a CDS encoding flavodoxin family protein, translated as MKSLIVCVSKSHGNTRRVADRMAEVLGAEVVEPESVDPAQLREYDLVGFGSGIYYMAFDARIRKLIGRLPDVDGVRAFTFFTSGARQMPLMDYTKPIRVPLAAKGFEVLDSFSCRGFDTVGLFGFIGGINRGRPGDHDLDRAAAFAERLRNRVAPPATAS; from the coding sequence ATGAAGTCGCTCATCGTCTGCGTTTCCAAGTCACACGGCAACACGCGCCGCGTGGCCGATCGGATGGCCGAGGTGCTGGGCGCCGAGGTCGTCGAACCCGAGTCCGTCGATCCCGCGCAGCTGCGCGAGTACGACCTCGTCGGCTTCGGCTCCGGCATCTACTACATGGCATTCGACGCGCGGATTCGGAAGCTGATCGGCCGCCTGCCCGACGTGGACGGCGTGCGCGCGTTCACGTTCTTCACCAGCGGCGCCCGCCAGATGCCGCTGATGGACTACACCAAGCCGATACGAGTCCCGCTCGCCGCCAAGGGTTTCGAGGTTCTCGATTCGTTCTCCTGCCGTGGATTCGACACGGTGGGGCTGTTCGGCTTCATCGGCGGGATCAACCGCGGACGGCCCGGAGACCACGACCTGGACCGGGCCGCGGCGTTCGCGGAGCGCCTGCGCAACCGGGTGGCGCCCCCGGCGACCGCTTCCTGA
- a CDS encoding alpha/beta hydrolase family protein, which translates to MAVPSGPGPVGLGDVVKPFTHTGQYVAQSWRDYLDHQEPGSLPIARPTLALAAQAFRDEIVLMGLKARRPVSRPAKFERITREVTAGLQFYGERGWLDNPKRFFGAPPPLTDVTVRKVKGGRNSHHRLFFASEYLPRPGEPGADRWMGYTANNREYALLLRHPEPRPWLVCIHGTEMGRAALDLALFRARRLHEDLGLNVVMPVLPMHGPRSRGLPKSAIFPGEDILDDVHATAQAVWDIRRLLSWIRRQEPESQIGLNGLSLGGYIAALVASLETGLTCAILGVPVADLVALLGRHSGLRPDDPRRRTMELAEPIGRMTSPLSLPPLVPMRGRFIYAGVADQVVHPREQVVRLWEHWGKPEIVWYPGGHTGFFRARPVQRFVEAALAQSGLLEGEGASARRERPA; encoded by the coding sequence ATGGCAGTACCCAGCGGTCCGGGCCCCGTCGGCCTGGGCGATGTCGTCAAACCCTTCACGCACACCGGGCAGTACGTGGCCCAGTCGTGGCGGGACTACCTCGACCACCAGGAGCCGGGCAGCCTGCCGATCGCCCGGCCCACCCTCGCCCTGGCGGCGCAGGCTTTCCGCGACGAGATCGTCCTGATGGGGCTGAAGGCGCGCCGGCCGGTCAGCCGGCCCGCCAAGTTCGAGCGCATCACCCGCGAGGTGACGGCCGGGCTCCAGTTCTACGGCGAGCGCGGTTGGCTGGACAACCCCAAGCGATTCTTCGGCGCACCACCACCCCTCACGGACGTCACCGTGCGAAAGGTCAAGGGCGGAAGAAACTCCCATCATCGACTGTTCTTCGCCAGCGAATACCTGCCCCGCCCGGGGGAGCCGGGCGCCGACCGGTGGATGGGGTACACCGCCAACAACCGCGAGTATGCCCTGCTCTTGCGCCACCCGGAGCCGCGGCCCTGGCTGGTGTGCATACACGGGACCGAAATGGGCCGTGCGGCATTGGACCTGGCCCTGTTCCGGGCGCGGCGGCTGCACGAAGATCTGGGGCTGAACGTCGTCATGCCGGTCCTCCCGATGCACGGGCCCCGCAGCCGCGGCCTGCCCAAGAGCGCCATCTTTCCGGGCGAGGACATCCTCGACGACGTGCACGCCACCGCTCAGGCGGTCTGGGACATCCGGCGGCTGTTGTCCTGGATACGGCGACAGGAACCGGAGTCGCAGATAGGGTTGAACGGTCTGTCGCTGGGCGGCTATATCGCCGCGTTGGTGGCCAGCCTCGAAACCGGGCTCACCTGCGCGATTCTCGGCGTCCCGGTCGCCGACCTGGTCGCGCTGCTCGGCCGGCATTCCGGGCTGCGCCCCGACGATCCCCGCCGCCGCACCATGGAATTGGCCGAACCGATCGGTCGGATGACGTCGCCGTTGTCGCTTCCCCCGCTCGTGCCGATGCGGGGCCGGTTCATCTACGCCGGCGTCGCCGACCAGGTGGTGCATCCCCGCGAGCAGGTGGTCCGGCTGTGGGAGCACTGGGGCAAGCCCGAAATCGTCTGGTACCCGGGCGGTCACACCGGGTTTTTCCGGGCCCGGCCGGTGCAGCGGTTCGTCGAGGCCGCGCTGGCGCAGTCGGGCCTCCTCGAGGGGGAGGGGGCGTCGGCGCGGCGCGAACGTCCCGCCTAG
- a CDS encoding wax ester/triacylglycerol synthase family O-acyltransferase — MKPLDPLDVAMMTAELVSNPMHVGAVLILAPPRGAGKRYADKLYREALAGDDAIDARLRRYPHRGVDTGGLWVWRELDSLDMSRHCQRRTVSPGGFWRLIGELDAQPLDRSRPMWMSYLIDGLDGGRFAFYIKVHHTVVDGVAGFQMITDALSVDPKRRSMPPFYAECRGEPAASVAPPSRLAPLRSLIGAATSSVGLVGRLVTGEISTVLDSLVGHTTVLPFGAPYTRLNGRLGPERVVAAGSWAKKRFHAVQEAADVTANDVVTATVGGVLRRWLRDRGELPNRSLVAACPITVRDRDHPDHQPGNKFGLWLCPLGTDLDDPAARLDLIHRSMSEGKHWLGKRGSSASLLTAAGSIAATVVLPLLPFSQQIRTGFNLPISHVAGPSTERYWNGSHVEEMYPVSTVFDGLALNVTTCSYADRVGFGYAAGADAVPDIDGLIRLTEECLTELECAVGV; from the coding sequence ATGAAGCCCCTGGATCCGCTGGACGTCGCGATGATGACGGCGGAGCTCGTCTCAAACCCGATGCATGTCGGGGCCGTCCTGATCTTGGCACCGCCGCGCGGAGCGGGTAAGCGCTACGCCGACAAGCTCTATCGCGAGGCGCTCGCCGGCGACGACGCGATCGATGCCCGGCTGCGCCGGTACCCACACCGCGGGGTGGATACCGGCGGCCTCTGGGTCTGGCGGGAGTTGGACAGCCTGGACATGAGCCGACATTGTCAGCGCCGCACCGTTTCCCCGGGCGGCTTCTGGCGGTTGATCGGCGAACTGGACGCCCAGCCCCTGGATCGGTCGCGTCCGATGTGGATGTCGTATCTGATCGACGGCCTCGACGGCGGGCGGTTCGCTTTCTACATCAAGGTGCACCATACGGTCGTCGACGGCGTGGCCGGTTTCCAGATGATCACCGACGCGTTGAGCGTCGACCCGAAACGCCGCTCCATGCCGCCGTTCTACGCCGAGTGCCGCGGGGAACCCGCGGCATCCGTCGCCCCCCCGTCCCGGCTCGCGCCACTGCGGTCGCTGATCGGAGCCGCCACGTCGAGCGTGGGGCTGGTCGGGCGGTTGGTCACCGGCGAGATCTCGACCGTGCTCGACTCGCTGGTCGGACACACCACCGTGCTGCCGTTCGGCGCGCCCTACACGCGGTTGAACGGTCGGCTCGGACCCGAGCGGGTGGTGGCCGCGGGCAGCTGGGCGAAGAAGCGCTTCCACGCTGTGCAGGAGGCCGCCGACGTGACCGCTAACGACGTGGTGACCGCGACCGTGGGCGGTGTGCTGCGCCGCTGGCTGCGCGACCGCGGGGAACTGCCCAACCGTTCCCTGGTCGCCGCCTGCCCGATCACCGTGCGTGATCGCGACCACCCGGATCACCAGCCCGGCAACAAGTTCGGCCTGTGGCTGTGCCCGCTAGGCACCGACCTCGACGACCCCGCCGCGCGATTGGACCTGATACACCGGTCGATGTCGGAGGGTAAACACTGGCTGGGCAAGCGCGGATCGTCGGCTTCGCTGCTGACCGCCGCCGGAAGCATCGCCGCCACGGTGGTCCTGCCACTGCTGCCGTTCTCGCAGCAGATCCGCACCGGATTCAACCTGCCGATCTCCCACGTAGCCGGCCCCTCGACCGAAAGATATTGGAACGGCTCGCATGTCGAGGAGATGTATCCGGTGTCGACCGTCTTCGACGGCCTGGCGCTCAACGTGACGACGTGCTCCTACGCCGACCGGGTCGGGTTCGGGTACGCGGCCGGAGCCGACGCGGTGCCCGACATCGACGGCCTGATACGGCTGACCGAGGAGTGCCTCACCGAACTCGAGTGCGCCGTCGGCGTGTGA
- a CDS encoding WS/DGAT/MGAT family O-acyltransferase, which produces MEQLTTLEASFLEAEDADRHVSLAIGTLAVVDGPMPERVRLLATLSERIRGERRFTQRVHKHTLELAAPQWVDDGNFDIAHHVRWAAVPPPGDDAGLFRIVADLMERRLDRDHPLWECWVVEGLPEGRWAVLIKIHHCIADGIAAVRILASLTDAGPGDSFVGDIRAAQEPPSSIVLQAGLSRNPLTWAGGLWRASVYTTATAVYTARGAVQFATGLLTPATGTSLRGPVTNMRRYSAARVSMKEVESICRAFDVTLNDVALAAITDSYRTMLLRRGEKPRRSSLRTMIPVSVRAPNAMDRTDNRVSAMLSSLPVAEHDPVRRLRLVHTRLDKVKNSGERQAANAFVAATNYLPFPFSAWTVRLLTRLPQRSVVTLATNVPGPRQRLQVLGRPVEELLPVPPIAMQMRTVISMLSYVDDLVFGITADYDSTPDVDEFASGIELGVARLLSRALARKPSAAKPTRRPARVAN; this is translated from the coding sequence ATGGAACAGCTAACCACCCTCGAGGCCAGCTTCCTGGAGGCCGAGGACGCCGACCGCCACGTGAGCCTGGCGATCGGTACCCTGGCCGTCGTCGACGGGCCGATGCCCGAACGGGTGCGGTTGTTGGCGACCTTGTCCGAGCGGATCCGCGGCGAGCGCCGATTCACCCAGCGAGTGCACAAGCACACCCTGGAACTGGCGGCGCCGCAATGGGTTGACGACGGCAATTTCGATATCGCCCATCACGTGCGCTGGGCCGCCGTGCCCCCGCCCGGCGACGACGCGGGACTGTTCCGGATCGTCGCGGATCTGATGGAACGCCGGCTCGACCGCGACCACCCGTTGTGGGAATGCTGGGTCGTCGAGGGCCTGCCCGAGGGGCGCTGGGCGGTGCTGATCAAGATCCATCACTGCATCGCCGACGGCATCGCCGCCGTGCGGATACTGGCGAGTCTCACGGACGCCGGCCCGGGTGACTCCTTCGTCGGCGACATCCGAGCCGCCCAGGAGCCGCCATCGTCGATCGTCTTGCAGGCGGGCCTCAGCCGTAACCCGCTGACCTGGGCCGGCGGACTGTGGCGCGCGTCGGTGTACACCACCGCAACGGCGGTGTACACCGCAAGGGGCGCAGTGCAATTCGCTACCGGCTTGCTGACCCCGGCCACGGGGACCTCGCTGCGCGGCCCGGTGACGAACATGCGCCGCTACAGCGCGGCGCGGGTGTCCATGAAGGAGGTGGAATCGATCTGCCGGGCGTTCGACGTGACCCTCAACGACGTGGCGCTTGCCGCGATCACCGACAGCTACCGCACCATGCTGCTGCGCCGCGGGGAGAAGCCGCGACGCAGCTCGCTGCGGACCATGATTCCCGTGTCGGTGCGCGCGCCGAACGCCATGGACCGCACCGACAATCGCGTCTCGGCCATGCTGTCGTCGTTGCCGGTCGCCGAGCACGACCCGGTCAGGCGGCTCAGGCTCGTCCACACGCGGCTGGACAAGGTGAAGAACAGCGGGGAGCGGCAGGCCGCAAACGCGTTCGTCGCCGCGACGAACTATCTGCCATTCCCCTTCAGCGCGTGGACGGTCCGGCTGTTGACCCGGCTGCCGCAACGCAGCGTGGTCACCCTCGCGACGAACGTCCCCGGCCCCCGTCAGCGGCTGCAGGTGCTGGGCCGCCCGGTCGAGGAGCTGCTGCCGGTGCCGCCGATCGCTATGCAGATGCGCACCGTCATCAGCATGCTGAGTTACGTCGACGACCTGGTCTTCGGCATCACCGCCGACTACGACTCCACGCCCGACGTCGACGAGTTCGCGAGCGGCATCGAACTCGGGGTGGCCCGTCTGCTCAGCCGCGCGCTGGCCCGCAAGCCGTCCGCCGCCAAGCCGACCCGCCGACCCGCCCGCGTGGCGAACTGA
- a CDS encoding SRPBCC family protein — protein MANTTRRVAETAALLAVLYGARRYYRNWGTTKAESTMALPGDALVADPAIQTTEAVYVDAPVSAVWPWLVQLGHGDADRIHPEWQRLAVGDEVCLALGGLPGLPEGVRLRVAEIVPEKSLVLTAGRPGQRWNAVWSFHIQPHWEDRVRLLTRARIALRHPGEVFAMELVRPGIALGTRWLLLDVKHRAERWLAQPPDRPQPVAETG, from the coding sequence ATGGCCAACACGACGAGACGGGTCGCCGAAACCGCCGCGCTGCTCGCGGTTCTCTACGGCGCCCGACGGTATTACCGCAACTGGGGCACCACCAAGGCGGAGAGCACGATGGCGCTGCCCGGTGATGCCTTGGTGGCCGACCCGGCGATCCAGACGACCGAGGCGGTGTACGTCGACGCACCGGTATCCGCAGTCTGGCCCTGGCTTGTGCAGCTCGGTCATGGCGACGCCGATCGGATCCACCCTGAATGGCAGCGCCTCGCAGTCGGCGACGAGGTGTGCCTGGCGCTCGGGGGGCTGCCGGGCCTCCCGGAAGGGGTCAGGCTGCGGGTCGCCGAGATCGTGCCCGAGAAGTCCCTGGTACTCACGGCCGGCCGGCCGGGACAGCGGTGGAATGCTGTGTGGTCCTTCCATATTCAGCCACACTGGGAGGACCGGGTTCGGCTGCTCACCCGCGCGAGAATCGCCCTGCGTCACCCGGGGGAAGTGTTCGCCATGGAACTCGTCAGGCCCGGCATCGCGCTGGGCACGCGGTGGTTGCTGCTCGATGTCAAGCACCGGGCGGAGCGGTGGCTCGCTCAGCCTCCCGATCGGCCTCAGCCGGTCGCCGAGACCGGCTGA
- a CDS encoding Hsp20/alpha crystallin family protein, protein MTTLPATPKSHALLPEFSEFFAGFPSFAGLRPLFDTRLMRLEDEVVDGHYEVRAEIPGIDPAKDVDITVRNNQLTIKAERSEKKEFDGRSEFSYGSFVRTLTLPPGSDEDDIKATYDKGILTVSVGVSGPSAPEKHVEVASK, encoded by the coding sequence ATGACAACCCTTCCCGCAACACCGAAGTCGCACGCGCTGCTGCCCGAGTTCTCGGAGTTCTTCGCCGGATTCCCGTCGTTCGCCGGGCTGCGCCCGTTGTTCGACACCCGCCTCATGCGGTTGGAGGACGAGGTGGTGGACGGGCACTACGAGGTGCGCGCCGAGATTCCGGGTATCGATCCGGCAAAGGACGTCGACATCACCGTCCGCAACAACCAGCTGACCATCAAGGCCGAGCGCAGCGAGAAGAAGGAATTCGACGGCCGCTCGGAGTTCTCGTACGGCTCGTTCGTGCGCACGCTGACCCTGCCGCCCGGGTCCGACGAGGACGACATCAAGGCGACCTATGACAAGGGGATCTTGACTGTCTCCGTGGGTGTTTCGGGGCCGTCGGCGCCGGAGAAGCACGTCGAGGTGGCCTCCAAGTAG
- a CDS encoding ATP cone domain-containing protein encodes MVGSAHASRWPASVRRRDGRVVPFDAARIEAAIARAAREASRGDRRRRPRHLPGRVEG; translated from the coding sequence ATGGTCGGATCCGCACACGCTTCCCGGTGGCCGGCAAGCGTCCGGCGCCGTGACGGCCGCGTCGTACCGTTTGACGCGGCGCGTATCGAGGCTGCGATCGCGCGGGCCGCCCGGGAGGCCAGCCGAGGCGACCGTCGACGACGTCCGCGCCATCTACCTGGCCGCGTGGAAGGCTAA
- a CDS encoding site-2 protease family protein produces the protein MRDTIPLGRIAGFPVSVHWSVLVILWLFTWSLASTLPGVVKGYSAGAYWLAGVCGALVLLASLLAHELAHAVVARRSGVAVGDVTLWLFGGVTTLGGEAKTPRAAFRIAIAGPATSLILAATFGGLVAALHAVGAAPIVVGVASWLGAINLLLGLFNLLPGAPLDGGRVLRAYLWRRHGDPVRASIGAAHAGRVLAFILIALGLAEFVAGGLVGGVWLAFIGWFIFAASRDEETRVTTQQLFSGVRVADAMTARPHTAPAWITVEDFIHRYVLGDRHSAYPVTGPDGSVVGLVTLTQLRGVAPAHRATTQVVDIALPLDAVPTSAPHEPLTALLGRMSPAGPHSRALVFEDGQLAGIVTPTDLARLIDVYRLARPRPGHPVGETAHAGTFEARR, from the coding sequence GTGCGCGATACGATCCCGCTGGGGCGGATCGCCGGATTCCCGGTGAGCGTCCACTGGAGCGTCCTGGTCATCCTGTGGTTGTTCACGTGGAGCCTGGCGAGCACGTTGCCCGGCGTGGTCAAGGGGTATTCGGCCGGGGCGTACTGGCTGGCCGGGGTGTGCGGCGCGCTGGTCCTGCTGGCGTCCCTGCTCGCCCACGAGTTGGCCCACGCCGTCGTCGCCCGGCGCTCGGGTGTGGCCGTCGGGGACGTGACGCTGTGGCTGTTCGGCGGTGTGACCACCCTCGGCGGCGAGGCGAAGACGCCGCGGGCGGCCTTCCGGATCGCGATCGCCGGCCCGGCCACCAGCCTCATCCTCGCCGCGACGTTCGGCGGGCTGGTCGCGGCGCTGCACGCCGTGGGTGCCGCCCCGATAGTCGTCGGCGTCGCCTCGTGGCTGGGGGCGATCAACCTGCTGCTGGGCCTGTTCAACCTGTTGCCCGGCGCCCCGCTGGACGGCGGAAGGGTGCTGCGGGCCTACCTGTGGCGCCGCCACGGCGACCCCGTTCGCGCCAGCATCGGCGCCGCGCACGCCGGCCGGGTGCTCGCGTTCATCCTGATCGCGCTGGGATTGGCCGAATTCGTGGCCGGCGGGCTCGTCGGCGGGGTCTGGCTGGCGTTCATCGGCTGGTTCATCTTCGCCGCCAGCCGCGATGAAGAGACCCGGGTCACCACGCAGCAGCTCTTCAGCGGGGTTCGCGTCGCCGACGCGATGACCGCCCGCCCGCACACCGCGCCCGCGTGGATCACCGTCGAGGACTTCATCCACCGTTACGTGCTCGGTGACCGGCACTCGGCCTACCCGGTCACCGGGCCGGACGGGTCGGTCGTCGGGCTGGTCACGCTGACTCAGCTGCGCGGCGTCGCGCCGGCCCACCGGGCCACCACGCAGGTGGTCGACATCGCCCTGCCCCTCGACGCCGTGCCCACCTCGGCGCCGCACGAGCCCCTGACCGCACTGCTCGGCCGGATGTCGCCGGCCGGTCCGCACAGCCGCGCCCTGGTCTTCGAGGACGGGCAGCTGGCGGGCATCGTCACGCCCACGGACCTCGCCCGGCTGATCGACGTCTACCGGCTCGCCCGCCCCCGGCCGGGCCATCCGGTGGGCGAGACCGCGCACGCCGGCACGTTCGAGGCCCGACGATGA
- a CDS encoding universal stress protein, which produces MKPVIVGIDGSQAAVSAALWAVDEAISRGVPLRLVSVIKPTHPSSEDYARDLEHAEMWLRGARFAVEARRKPVTIETDIPRGPAAPVLVEASRDAEMVCVGSVGIERYARSILGSTATELAERAHCPVAVLRTEQDQPAPDVNWIVVRMTDEPGNDTVVKCAAWEAKLRRAPMLVLGGRPEELGAHADGRFERRVAEWRQRHPEVRVYPITTKAAIVDFLSANEERVQLAVIGAAEAGDLIRLVGPTGHPLFHHSECSVLVVR; this is translated from the coding sequence ATGAAACCCGTCATCGTCGGCATCGACGGATCGCAGGCGGCCGTCTCGGCCGCCCTCTGGGCCGTCGACGAGGCCATCAGCCGGGGGGTGCCGCTGCGGCTGGTCTCGGTGATCAAGCCGACCCATCCGTCCAGTGAGGACTACGCGCGCGACCTCGAGCACGCCGAGATGTGGCTGCGCGGAGCGCGATTCGCGGTCGAGGCACGCCGCAAACCGGTCACCATCGAAACCGACATCCCGCGGGGCCCCGCCGCCCCGGTGCTGGTCGAGGCGTCCCGCGACGCCGAGATGGTCTGCGTCGGATCCGTCGGGATCGAGCGCTACGCCCGGTCGATCTTGGGGTCCACGGCAACCGAACTGGCGGAGCGGGCGCATTGCCCGGTCGCGGTTCTGCGCACCGAGCAGGACCAGCCGGCGCCCGACGTCAACTGGATCGTGGTCCGGATGACCGACGAGCCCGGCAACGACACCGTCGTCAAGTGCGCCGCGTGGGAGGCGAAGCTGCGCCGTGCGCCCATGCTGGTTCTCGGCGGCCGGCCGGAGGAGCTCGGCGCGCACGCCGACGGCCGGTTCGAGCGCCGGGTCGCGGAGTGGCGGCAGCGCCACCCCGAGGTGCGCGTCTACCCGATCACCACCAAAGCCGCGATCGTCGACTTCCTGAGCGCCAACGAGGAGCGAGTGCAGCTCGCGGTTATCGGCGCCGCCGAGGCCGGTGATCTCATCCGGCTCGTCGGGCCCACCGGGCATCCGCTGTTCCATCATTCCGAGTGCTCGGTGCTCGTCGTCCGCTAG